Within Clupea harengus unplaced genomic scaffold, Ch_v2.0.2, whole genome shotgun sequence, the genomic segment gaactgccgttgactctttgccttctctccactcttttcacgcaattgttttgttgcatttgctgcacgtcgcgatgtttgaatattttggtgcgaaatacagccacacttttgaccgtttacctttcggtattttctctgttaaaaggttgatggctagttctgtttgtgcttgctctgtgaaatgctgcatgctcttcactgtcataagactgttgctatgaaaacaccaatgagcgtgagcgacacaggacaaagtttacattgggagctggggcagttttacatgtgccccgcggaatctgcctagcaaccgttttcaattggctcaggcaccgaaatgaagcaccgaaatctgcgttgcatttcggtccgggtaggtaccggttgtattggaaccggttccatattggtaccggttctcggtacccaaccctagttgTAAGTGCCGGGCAAATACACAGCCCTCAGGCTCAATAGGTGCTGATGGGTCTCCTGCAAGAGCTGCTGGGCAACCCCTAAGCACTGCAGCGATCTGGTGCCTCCCTGGTGGTTGATATAATACACCGCTGACATATTGTCCGACCTGACCAGCACGTGCCTCCCTACTAGCGCAGGGAGGAAGTGCCTTAGAGCCAGCAGCACCGCCCGAAGCTCTAGCACATTTATGTGCTGCCGCTTCTGCTGGGGGCTCCAACGACCTCTGGCCGTCTGACGCTGCCACACGGCGCCCCACCCTATCTGGGAAGCGTCCGTGGTCACCACCTCCCTCCGGGAAGGAATAGCGCCCAACGGAACTCCCTGGGTCAggtacttcctcctcctccaaggaTGGAGGAACCTCCTGCAGCTGGTGGTAACCCTcaccagtctgtgtctgtgccgcaCGTGATGGAGGCCCAGGCTGTTTAGCCAGATTTGGAAAGGCCTCAGCGCCAGGAGGCCTAGTGGGATCAGGGATGCAGCTGATGTTAGCATCCCCAGTAGGCGTTGGAAGGATCTCAGGGTCAGAGCCCTGTGTCCTCTGAAGCGCGCCACGAGCTGCTGGATTCCGTCGACCCGCTGTTGAGAGGGGACAGCCCTCATCGCCTGCGAATCGATGGCCATGCCCAAGAACCCAGTCTGCTGACGGGGAACTAGGGAACTCTTTCTGAGGTTCAGTCTGAGCCCTAGACCCGTGATATGCGCCATCAACGCGGCAACATCGCTGCGGGCCTGTACCTCCGACTGGGAGCAGATAAGCCAGTCGTCCAGGTAGGGCAAAATGCGCATTCCCTGGGCCTGCAGTGGAGCCAGAGCAGCTGCAACGCACCTGGTGAACACCCGGGGTGCCAGAGCTATTCCAAACGGTAGTACCCGAAATTGGTACGCCCGACCCTCGAAGGCGAACCTGAGGAAttgtctgtggtgtggtgcgATTGGGACGTGGAAGTAAGCGTCCTTCAAGTCGATGGTCGTGAACCAATCGTTCTTCCGAATGCTGTGCAGAACCTCCTTGGTGCGCAGCATATGAAACCTCAGTGTCTTGAGATGAGTATTTAAGTGCCTGAGATCTAGAATGGGGCGGAGCCCGCCATCCTTCTTTGGAATTATGAAATAGGTTGAGTAGAACCCACCTTCGTGTGTAGGCGCGTCGAGCTGTTCGATGGCCTCTTTTTGGAGGAGAGCGCCGATCTCCTGACGTAGGGCTAGGGCCTTCCCGGgttggtgacggtggtggtctTGACCCCACGGAACTTTGGCGGTCGGCCTTGAAATTGGATAATGTAACCCTGAGACAGGGTTGCCAGTACCCAGGGGTCCGATGTCACCGCTTCCCAGCGCCTGAGATGTTGGCTGGAGAAGCGGCCGACCGCCGGTGTACTGCTGTCACTGcctgccccctctcccctccggTCCCTAGAGGGGTAACGGGCCGTGGCTTGGGCGCCCTGTGTAGGGCGAAGTGTGCGGGTGGCGGGGGTGGGCGAGATCTGTCTGGCTGGCGAAACCTCTCTGACTGCCGTGTCCGCGGCTGGCTGACTGGCCACTGTGCAGGCGCCTCAGCTCTTAGTGGTGGGGGCCCGCGTCTAGTCTGGCTCCCCGACGAAGGCTCGCAAACTGCTGCCTGGCCTGTATGACCTGCACACTGCACTCCAGGGCCTGCTGTGCAGCCTGACCAAACAACTCCCCTGGGACCACCGGGAGAGAACGTAGTGCCCTCCTGCCTGGCTCGGCTAGGGGGGATTGGGCCACCCATATCTGGCGACTGGCTAAAGTCAAATATGACATTAGCCTACCGAGCTCTCTCGACATAAAGGCAAACGCCTGTAGCGAGGAGTCACACAACCCCTGGGACGCCGATGCATCCCCTGTGCCCTGCAGTGTCTGGGTGAGAGCCAGCATTAAGTGGGACATTGAATTCCCTATGCGTGCCGTACGAGCGGCTGCATCATAACACCTCACAATGAGGTCGTCTGTCAGCCGGCATTGTGGGCGGGGGCAGCGAGCATGGGGCCTAAGCGCCTCATCGGGGGACAGTATTAAGGCCGCCACCGACGGCTCCACATTAGGCATCCTTTCAAGCCCATAGGTGGACGCACCCTGCATGGCCGACAGGACCCTGCAGTTGGTGGGGAGGTGGGAAAATTGTCTGGGGTCTGCCCAGCACCTCTGCAGCTCCTCAATGTACGGAGCTGAGGGTGGGACCGCAAAGGCAGTCTGCTGTACCGCGGTTCTAAAAAACGCATTCTGGGGGGGCACCGCCACAGGGACCGGGTCCAGCCCCAAACGCGCCAACGCTGCCTTCAGGGTGGACTTAATAGAAAGCTGGCCAGCCTCTGGCTCCACCCCTGTACCCCGGGCTGTATCCTGGGAGCTGGTCTGAGAGTCGTGGGGGGCTGACTCGTACGACTCGGCCTCGTCTCCCTGTCCCATGTCCAAACTCTCTGACGCCCTTGTGGAGAGTGTATCTAGCTCCTGGGCACTCCCTACTGGTGACAGCGTCGGTGGTGACCGCTCCGCCTGATCGGCTGGTGGGGTTCGAGCGTGTACGCTACCaccctgccctgtgtgtgttggaggctgCAAATTGGCCAACAGCGCCTTAATACTCTCCAACTCTGTGGTCACTGAGTCCACCTTCTGTGCCagtccactcttcttcctctttgccTTAACGGTGGTCTGCCGTGCAGTACTACGGCGCTTAGTCGGCCGTAGCACTCTCTCGTGTGCCCCTTCATGGGGCTGTGCAGTGCCCGTCTCCACCTCCACTAACCTAGCTGCCCGAGCTGTCAGGCTTAGGCAGTTACAGCTCATGCAGGCAAACTCTGTTAGCCCCTGTCTCAGATGCTCCACGCCCAGACAGGCGGGGCACTCCATATGGCCATCCTCTGGCTCGAGAGGGGCCCGGCAGCTAGCACAGATGGTTAACATCTTGCCCTGTACTGTTAGTTCTGGCTTCCAGCGAGAAGCACTTAGCCAGACTAGTATAAGCCCGATGGGGCTGCCTTCAAAGGCTAGCGGGCTAGCAGGCACGTGAGGGCGTGTacacccctgctctgctctAGCAATGAGACCGAGAGCGGGTACACTCAGGTCCGGTGTGAACAGACGGTCGTCTCTTCCCAACCGATGCTATCTTAAGCCAACAGACTCATAAGGAGTCTTAACTTCTTCACAGAGCGAGACACACTccgaaatgaaaaacaaaatatattagACCAGGCTACAAGAGTGAGTACACTCAGGCTCCGTATAATCCGACGGTGGTTCCCCACCGCCGCTAACTTAAACAAAAAGATCCGTAACAGAATCTTAATTTAGTAACAGAGCGAGACACACTccgaatgaaaacaaaatatattaaacCAGGCTACAGAGCGAGTACCCTCAAGCTCCGTGCTATTCAACGGTGGCTTCCAACCACCGctaatttaaacaaaacaaaatccgTAACAGAGTCTTACTTTAATCATAGAGCGAGACACACTCCGAAATGAAAAGCCGTGTCAAACCAGGCTACTGCGGCAGTGGAGCGAGCACACTCCACAGCGGCTGTCACAAACAAACTTACAATAACAAGTTTACCTACCTTACGACTCCGGTGCTGTAGACTTAGCTGTTAGCTCTAGCTCTGTCCATCAACGTTCGTCTAATATGGCCGTAGCCTGCCGGGTAGCTGTCTAACTGAAGATACTAAGGACACTATATCCAGAGAAAACCGGCGAGAACACCGTTCAGCTGGGTTATTTCCACCTGTGCCGAGTGAGCGGGGCCGCTCCGGTCCAGGCTACCCTTCAAGTAAGAAACAACCAGTTAGCTTACCCGCTTTGATGCGAACAAAAAACAACTTCGCCTAACGCAGTTTCTTGGAGGGTGAATATCCACTGCCCCGACCACAATGGGTAACGAAACTACTAGCGTCTTCCTCGAATCACGAATGTCGACCTGCTTTCGCGAGAAGATGCAAGAGGTCGCTTGCTGGGTGAGACGGCCTTTTGTGCTAGCGCACATTGACgacgtcacccaggtcacaggtgactttgttggtattaacactcgacctgcacgtacgtgcgatggaaatccagtgctgtaagcaccgcctctggcggtcaggaGAAACTAAATAGAACTTGAATGTGGTGTGAGAATCTGAACAGataatggtgatgaggaacaggtgagGCATGACTATGACCAGCATCCTAGGAGTAGGTGAGACCAATATGGAGAAGTTTTCTGTTATTCAGATATCAGTCACACATAACTTCCTCTGCTCCTTTCATAGTCACGGGCTTCATGAAGGGGGACACGGTCAGACTGAACACTCCTCAGACCGCCAGGAGACTGTACTCTGGATACGGGTACAACGAAAACACTGTCAGTGGTGTGGGTGAGATAACAGGTAAGACCCTTATGGATTTACACTCACTTACATCACTTTCACTGCATGCAGAAGTACTGATGTAAATGATTCATGTGGAcaatataacaataaataaattagcATTCTTTTTACATGAGAATATGTAGGAAAAGAAACGTATCACCAATGATATACAGTACTACTattgtgttaaataaatgacaaatagATTCTCTTAGCTTTTACAGAGCCCGATACCGTGACCGTTAACTTTCCTGAGCTCCCTGGTTGGAGGGGGAGTTCTTCTCTGCTGGAACTGGTATTTGCGATAAAGAAAGATCCATGATCATGATGAAGATGATTATGATCTCTTACATATTTACTTCCCCTGACGTTTATTTTGGACCGACCAAAACAACCCTGTCCCTCTATGTAAATGCTCTGCTGATGCTCTTTGCAAATGCCTTTGACCTTTATTTTATGTAACATTATGAACAGCTGCAAAGATCACATCTTGAAATCATTCATGAATCGATTTCTTCGCTCTTCTTTCTGCCTTTGTTAGCGTGTAACAATCTCCATATTGTGATCTCACAATAGTGTATGTCACTTTTGAAGTTTCACAGTAGAGTGGAATCTATTAACACAATGCAGCCTATATGTCAATGCAGCAATGCATTTGTTTCTTGCTCATTAAGTTTAATCTAAGACTTACAACTTGTTAATCAGAGAAAGACTTAAGCTGttctttaaattaattttgttGTCATGTAAGGGTAAGTGCAAAGTAATGCACAAATTGCATGaattcatgtttgtttatgttgtctttTACTTGAGTGTCATCAAGAAATGATAGAGGatcagatagagagacacaagGGGGCTTTAGGGTCTATggtacagggtgtgtgtgttttttttatagtcaACATTTTGAAATAATTTCAGAGTTCCCGTGTCTTCCATTCATAGAGCACAACAACCTcagtattttatttcattttattcatttcattttattcattcattttatttcttatACACTTTTTTATATCACCTTTGCAGTAGCACAACAGAGGGGAACTTATTATCCTAAAACACATTACCAGATTTGATCTGTTTTAAACAAGAGGTCTGATGAAATGTTTTAAGACGTTAACTGACGGATtgataaaatgttttaaaagtgaactgactgattgatgaaaggttttaaaaagtgaactgactgactgattaaaAGTTTTTAAAAGTTAACTAACTGACTGATGATCAATGACTTCATCATCACCtattttttcttgcccctgtcgccattgtgcttgctctaaggagGTCCAGGCACTGGCCTtggtaaagcgccttgagacaattttattgtttgggcactattataaataaaattgaataaaattgaattgaacatttTGTTTTTTCCTAATGATTACCCTGCATATAGTAATTGGGTTTGGACTGTAAGGACGATTAGGAGGAAGTACAGATACCAGCTGCCATAGAGGTCTTATGAGGTCATATCCTGCTGGACTCTCTGTCAGTGTTTGGTGAGACCCTCTACCCAGACCCTACGTGTGCCTAGTCTAATGAATGCATTAGTCACATTTATGACTGATGAAAAGACAGCCCACTGCTTCACATGGAAAACAAATGCTGGATGATTACTTGATACATTTAATATCTTCACAACAGTTCAAACCATTAAAGACAATCAAAGACATACTCATGAACTGAGCAGGCATGTCATCGATCTGCTAACTGAAAGCCACAGCACCCCAGTCAGTAAGTGCTCTTGACCGTGCTCCTCCCTGCATGCTCTTCCCATAGGAAATAATAACCTGGACTTCTGACCTTTTCCTCTGGAACAAATTACCCAATACAGTCCATACACATGAGTCAGCATAGGCATACGTAAGGGAGGTTATAAACCTGCACTTTGGATTTAACCAGAGAAGGGGCAGAACATGTTTTTATAGGcgaattgtttttcttttgcaatatTATTAACATATTCTGTAATATGCTACGTGCTTGATAACTTCTTAAATGGGGTTGACTTGAATGTCAGGTTGTGGGATACAATGTCTCTTAACAACACAATAGTTTTCTGAAATGAATTAGGGAACTTCTAGACTTCTGCAATCTTGCCCTGTGCCTTTAAggcaggtgtgcacacacacaatcaggaagaaacacaaacactcccacttcTGGTGAAACGAGACCTATTTAGCTTTCCCTGTAGCCAGAACGTGTGAGCCTGTGTGGTAGGTGGAActctcttttagtctgtgtatgtgtgcctgtgtggtaggtggagctctcttttagtctgtgtgtgtgtgcctgtgtggtaggtgaaatGGCCAGTGCTTCAGTGTTTCAGGATGAGTTCTGCTGTTCTATCTGTCTGGATCTGATGAAGGATCCGGTGACTGTtacctgtggacacagtttctgttTGAACTGTATTACGGGGTGCTGGGATCAGGAAAACCATAAGGGTgtttacagctgcccccagtgcagagagACCTTCACTCCTAGACCTGTTCTTCGCAGAAGcacattgctggctgatgttgtggagaagctgaagaagacagaagtcCAGTCTGATCACACGGCTCCTTCCAACGCTGGACCAGACGATGTGGAGTGTGATTTCTGTACTGGGAGAAAACACAAAGCCATTAAGTCGTGTCTAACATGCATGGGATCTTACTGTGAGGTTCACATCCAATCTCATTATCAAGTGGCCTGTCTGAAAAAGCACAAGCTAGTGAATGCCTCCTCACGGCTACAAGAGAAGATCTGCTCACAACACGGCAAGATCATTGAGGTGTTTTGTCGCACAGATCAGAAGTTAATATGTATGCTCTGTTCAATGGACGACCACAACGGACACAAGACTGTCTCCGCTATAGCAGAACGAACTGAGAAGCAGgttggttttctctctctccgtctgtcgaAACGTTATTTgcttaattgaattgaatagaacgAAAAGAGTAATCAATCTGTATAAATCGTCAGTATTCTGCCAATGCATATTTTTGCAACTCCTGTAAATGTTAACTAAAGCTATTGGATATTTCCCTGTGTACATTTATCCACAGAAACAGTTgttggagatgaagagggataaCCAGAGGCGGATccagcagaaggagaaggaggtggaggaggtgaaacAAGAAAAGAAGTATCTGCAGGTGATCACTGATAAACATGACTGATGTAAACTGTTCTAGAATTGGTTTAATTTTTGAATTTCAGTTTTTACATTTAGTTAGTTCAGATTCTTTCCCTTCTTGTGCCGTTTAGGTCTGTCTTGCTCTGCACAAATGATACAAGCATAGACACACATCTTTGCATGTCTACAGGCTATGATCTTTCTTTTAAAACAGTGATTGAAAATGAGCTGATATGAGTGCTCCTGTCTTGTAAACAGGCCTCTGCACAAAAAGCTGATGAGGACACAGATTGGATCTTCACAGAGCTGATCAACTTCATGGAGAAAAAACGCTCTGAGGCGAAAGAGTCGATCAGAACTGAAGAGAAGGCAGAGGTGAGTCGAGCTGACGGACTCCTGAAAGAACTGGAGCTGGAGATCGCTAGGCTAAAGAACAGAGATGCTGAGATGGACCAACTCCAGCCAATTGAGGACCCCATTGATTTCCTCCAGGTAACACTACTAGCCCTCTGGTCACCTAGAGAGAGTCTTGACTTGCCATAATTAGATGGGTTCTAAAAAGAACCTCTCTGTcatcatacagaaaagaccTTGAAGTTGGGCCTTCCAGACCAACTGTTTACAGTCCCCTAAAgagttaatgtgcacagagctAACCTACAGTGCTGTATTTAGGAGAGATAGTAATCATTCTCTACAGGCATCTCaacattatgaaatatatataaaaaaaaacagatggtgcatgcagttttaaataatttcctGTCTTGCCAAATGTcgggtgtatgtgttttaggATTTATAGTAAAACCCACAACACTTCACCTCTGAGACCAATGGTCTAGAAAGCACCTTTTTATCTAGTCCTCATGGCCTATGATCTCTCTGTTTGATCCCCTGTAGAGTTTCCAgccacacctcacctcctcatC encodes:
- the LOC122131476 gene encoding LOW QUALITY PROTEIN: uncharacterized protein LOC122131476 (The sequence of the model RefSeq protein was modified relative to this genomic sequence to represent the inferred CDS: deleted 2 bases in 1 codon), with translation MLTICASCRAPLEPEDGHMECPACLGVEHLRQGLTEFACMSCNCLSLTARAARLVEVETGTAQPHEGAHERVLRPTKRRSTARQTTVKAKRKKSGLAQKVDSVTTELESIKALLANLQPPTHTGQGGSVHARTPPADQAERSPPTLSPVGSAQELDTLSTRASESLDMGQGDEAESYESAPHDSQTSSQDTARGTGVEPEAGQLSIKSTLKAALARLGLDPVPVAVPPQNAFFRTAVQQTAFAVPPSAPYIEELQRCWADPRQFSHLPTNCRVLSAMQGASTYGLERMPNVEPSVAALILSPDEALRPHARCPRPQCRLTDDLIVRCYDAAARTARIGNSMSHLMLALTQTLQGTGDASASQGLCDSSLQAFAFMSRELVASQPAADTAVREVSPARQISPTPATRTLRPTQGAQATARYPSRDRRGEGAGSDSSTPAVGRFSSQHLRRWEAVTSDPWVLATLSQGYIIQFQGRPPKFRGVKTTTVTNPKALALRQEIGALLQKEAIEQLDAPTHEGGFYSTYFIIPKKDGGLRPILDLRHLNTHLKTLRFHMLRTKEVLHSIRKNDWFTTIDLKDAYFHVPIAPHHRQFLRFAFEGRAYQFRVLPFGIALAPRVFTRCVAAALAPLQAQGMRILPYLDDWLICSQSEVQARSDVAALMAHITGLGLRLNLRKSSLVPRQQTGFLGMAIDSQAMRAVPSQQRVDGIQQLVARFRGHRALTLRSFQRLLGMLTSAASLIPLGLLALRPFQIWLNSLGLHHVRHRHRLVRVTTSCRRFLHPWRRRKYLTQGVPLGAIPSRREVVTTDASQIGWGAVWQRQTARGRWSPQQKRQHINVLELRAVLLALRHFLPALVGRHVLVRSDNMSAVYYINHQGGTRSLQCLGVAQQLLQETHQHLLSLRAVYLPGTYN
- the LOC122131477 gene encoding E3 ubiquitin/ISG15 ligase TRIM25-like, with protein sequence MASASVFQDEFCCSICLDLMKDPVTVTCGHSFCLNCITGCWDQENHKGVYSCPQCRETFTPRPVLRRSTLLADVVEKLKKTEVQSDHTAPSNAGPDDVECDFCTGRKHKAIKSCLTCMGSYCEVHIQSHYQVACLKKHKLVNASSRLQEKICSQHGKIIEVFCRTDQKLICMLCSMDDHNGHKTVSAIAERTEKQKQLLEMKRDNQRRIQQKEKEVEEVKQEKKYLQASAQKADEDTDWIFTELINFMEKKRSEAKESIRTEEKAEVSRADGLLKELELEIARLKNRDAEMDQLQPIEDPIDFLQSFQPHLTSSSVAKNLPKATLETDFSFSEVMKSVSPSLNEKTKQFLQDILKGRLLQDDM